In Acidaminococcus fermentans DSM 20731, one genomic interval encodes:
- a CDS encoding CitMHS family transporter, which produces MLLGIAGFVLIGLVVYCLISSKMNAIPIFVAFPIIIALLCGFAPAEVFAFIKKGVGTTMSTAILFLFSIVYFALMNDVGMFDPLMNFLAKKAGNNIVLVTIATGIIATIAHLDGTTAGTCLITVPAMLPLYKKLHIRPVVLCCIISAAISIMNLTPWGGPVARTAIILKTDASILWHELLPLQGVGILIVLGFCVYMGLLEKKRGAGLNPTGKAAELTEDMSMAGNDAPADPSLKRPKLVWINWLVTLVVILLMCFTKIPLYGAFMIGLAAALIINFRSSKEQANAVKRHASAALLTPMILLTTGIFLGILNGTGMMKSMANILINIMPNALGPKLATVMGCLSVPFGMMLGTDSFFFGFMPLCIGVAEKFGVAAHDIAMSMLIGKDFCIMVTPHNATTWLLIGMAGVSLKDQLKFSAPYLWILSIITVFAAGILGVFQM; this is translated from the coding sequence ATGTTGTTAGGTATTGCTGGTTTTGTCCTGATCGGATTGGTGGTCTACTGTCTGATCTCCTCCAAAATGAATGCCATCCCCATTTTCGTGGCATTCCCCATTATTATTGCCCTGCTCTGCGGTTTTGCTCCGGCGGAAGTCTTCGCCTTCATCAAAAAAGGCGTGGGCACCACCATGTCCACCGCCATCCTGTTCCTGTTCTCCATTGTTTATTTTGCTTTGATGAATGATGTGGGCATGTTCGATCCTCTGATGAACTTCCTGGCAAAGAAAGCCGGGAACAACATCGTCCTGGTGACCATTGCCACCGGGATCATCGCCACCATCGCCCACCTGGACGGCACCACCGCCGGGACCTGCCTGATCACCGTCCCTGCCATGCTGCCTCTGTACAAAAAACTCCACATCCGTCCCGTGGTGCTGTGCTGCATCATTTCCGCCGCCATCAGTATCATGAACCTGACGCCCTGGGGAGGCCCTGTGGCCCGTACCGCCATTATCCTGAAAACCGACGCCAGCATCCTGTGGCATGAACTGCTGCCCCTCCAGGGTGTGGGGATCCTGATCGTCCTGGGTTTCTGTGTCTACATGGGGCTCCTGGAAAAGAAACGGGGCGCCGGCCTGAACCCCACCGGGAAAGCCGCTGAACTGACGGAAGACATGAGCATGGCCGGGAACGATGCTCCGGCTGATCCCAGCCTGAAACGGCCCAAACTGGTGTGGATCAACTGGCTGGTCACCCTGGTGGTCATCCTGCTCATGTGCTTCACCAAGATTCCGCTGTACGGCGCCTTCATGATCGGTCTGGCTGCCGCTCTGATCATCAACTTCCGGTCTTCCAAGGAACAGGCCAATGCGGTGAAACGCCACGCCTCCGCTGCCCTGCTGACTCCCATGATCCTGCTGACCACCGGTATCTTCCTGGGGATCCTGAACGGCACCGGGATGATGAAGAGCATGGCCAACATCCTGATCAACATCATGCCCAACGCCCTGGGGCCCAAACTGGCCACCGTCATGGGCTGCCTGTCCGTGCCTTTCGGCATGATGCTGGGCACCGACTCCTTCTTCTTCGGCTTCATGCCCCTGTGCATCGGGGTGGCTGAAAAGTTCGGTGTGGCCGCTCACGACATCGCCATGAGCATGCTGATCGGGAAGGACTTCTGCATCATGGTCACTCCCCACAACGCCACAACCTGGCTGCTGATCGGGATGGCCGGGGTATCCCTGAAGGACCAGCTGAAATTCTCCGCTCCCTATCTGTGGATCCTCAGCATCATCACCGTGTTTGCTGCCGGTATCCTGGGTGTGTTCCAGATGTAA
- a CDS encoding response regulator transcription factor: MKILVVEDEPTLNKIIAKRLKIEAYSVDCAFNGKEALDYLDAAEYDLLIVDIMMPEMDGLTLVKKLRDGGSRVPVLFLTALDSTQDKVTGLDSGGDDYLVKPFEFDELLARIRSLLRRSNAQQTARTRLTLADLTLDTRTHQVTRGGQEIALTPKEFSVLDYLLRNQGTVLSREQILEHAWDFSYEGYSNMVDVYIKTLRKKIDRDFEPKLLHTVRGTGYVLKV, encoded by the coding sequence ATGAAAATCCTGGTGGTGGAAGATGAACCCACGCTGAATAAAATCATTGCCAAACGGCTGAAAATCGAAGCTTATTCGGTGGACTGCGCTTTTAACGGAAAGGAAGCACTGGACTATCTGGATGCGGCGGAATATGATCTGCTGATCGTGGATATCATGATGCCGGAAATGGACGGACTGACCCTTGTGAAAAAGCTCCGGGACGGAGGCAGCCGGGTGCCGGTCCTGTTCCTGACGGCCCTGGACAGCACCCAGGACAAGGTCACCGGCCTGGACAGCGGCGGGGACGATTATCTGGTAAAGCCCTTTGAATTCGATGAACTGCTGGCCCGGATCCGCAGCCTGCTCCGGCGGAGCAATGCCCAGCAGACCGCCCGGACCCGGCTGACCCTGGCGGATCTGACCCTGGACACCCGGACCCATCAGGTGACCCGGGGCGGGCAGGAAATTGCCCTGACCCCCAAGGAATTCTCCGTGCTGGATTATCTCCTGCGGAACCAGGGAACGGTGCTTTCCCGGGAACAGATCCTGGAACATGCCTGGGATTTTTCTTATGAAGGATATTCCAATATGGTGGATGTGTACATCAAGACCCTGCGGAAGAAAATCGACAGGGATTTTGAACCCAAGCTGCTCCACACGGTACGGGGGACCGGCTATGTGCTCAAAGTGTAG
- a CDS encoding sensor histidine kinase — protein MCSKCRMVLGRRLQQGWKRLKNLPVSLRVTLWYTLFLSIILVLFTGVILKMGVDYEKRAAGRTLIKAVEKAGDRYTGKKGKFRSFDDNVYLSLQTHRGELLEGAEPEEAPRGMQPVFGRGPQALVIQGVPYHYFDLPLRPDEQKIRAGTFRGPGPFIRGYLADTVYSRYYRVLLLGALIALPLFLVLVTLGGYRIIKRSFAPVQAISEAARAIGETGDLSQRIPLDDSRDEIHQMGRTFNWMLGQIEELLEREKRFTSDVSHELRTPTAVIMAESEFGKDYTDNLEEAREEFRHIFQQSRRMSRLINQLLELSRLGNRKHLDLVPVDLSRLVQETLEDYQKLPQAGNFQWKTAVQPDLQVLGDEALLTRILSNYLDNALKFTRSRIGVRLESREGGVRLSVTDDGNGLLPEELEKIWDRLYQADPSRNKKQNMGLGLGLSFVAAGARLMQGRAGAESQVGKGSTFFLQLPAARKP, from the coding sequence ATGTGCTCAAAGTGTAGGATGGTCCTGGGTCGCCGGCTGCAGCAGGGGTGGAAACGGCTGAAGAACCTGCCGGTCTCCCTCCGGGTCACCCTGTGGTACACCCTGTTTTTGTCCATCATCCTGGTGCTGTTCACCGGTGTGATCCTGAAAATGGGGGTGGATTACGAAAAACGGGCTGCCGGACGGACCCTGATCAAGGCGGTGGAAAAAGCCGGGGATCGGTACACGGGGAAAAAAGGAAAGTTCCGGTCCTTTGACGACAATGTGTACCTTTCCCTCCAGACCCATCGGGGGGAACTTCTGGAAGGGGCAGAACCGGAAGAGGCTCCCCGGGGGATGCAGCCGGTGTTCGGCCGGGGGCCCCAGGCGCTGGTCATCCAGGGAGTTCCCTATCATTATTTCGATCTGCCCCTGCGGCCGGATGAACAGAAGATCCGGGCCGGAACCTTCCGGGGGCCGGGGCCCTTTATCCGGGGCTATCTGGCCGATACGGTGTATTCCCGGTATTACCGGGTGCTGCTGTTGGGGGCCCTGATTGCCCTCCCTCTGTTCCTGGTGCTGGTGACCCTGGGAGGCTACCGGATCATCAAACGGAGCTTTGCTCCGGTCCAGGCCATCAGTGAGGCAGCCCGGGCCATTGGGGAGACCGGGGACCTGTCCCAGCGGATTCCCCTGGATGACAGCCGGGATGAGATCCATCAGATGGGCCGGACCTTCAACTGGATGCTGGGACAGATCGAAGAACTGCTGGAACGGGAAAAACGGTTCACCTCCGATGTATCCCATGAGCTGCGGACTCCTACGGCGGTGATCATGGCGGAAAGTGAATTCGGCAAGGACTATACGGACAATCTGGAGGAAGCCCGGGAGGAATTCCGGCACATCTTCCAGCAGTCCCGGCGGATGAGCCGGCTGATCAACCAGCTGCTGGAACTGTCCCGGCTGGGGAACCGGAAACATCTGGATCTGGTCCCTGTGGATCTGAGCCGGCTGGTGCAGGAAACCCTGGAAGATTATCAGAAACTGCCCCAGGCAGGGAATTTCCAATGGAAAACCGCCGTCCAGCCGGATCTTCAGGTGCTGGGGGATGAAGCCCTGCTGACCCGGATCCTGAGCAATTACCTGGACAATGCCCTGAAATTCACCCGGAGCCGGATCGGAGTGCGCCTGGAATCCCGGGAGGGCGGGGTCCGGCTGTCCGTGACCGACGATGGGAACGGGCTCCTTCCGGAAGAACTGGAAAAAATCTGGGACCGGCTGTACCAGGCGGACCCGTCCCGGAACAAGAAGCAGAACATGGGCCTGGGGCTGGGCCTCTCCTTTGTGGCTGCGGGGGCCAGGCTGATGCAAGGCCGGGCAGGGGCGGAAAGCCAGGTGGGGAAGGGGAGCACCTTCTTCCTGCAGCTCCCTGCTGCCAGGAAACCATGA
- the amrS gene encoding AmmeMemoRadiSam system radical SAM enzyme, producing MTAPEKILTCSLCPHRCRLAPGQTGFCRARTNREGTICPDNYGFLTSLALDPIEKKPLRRFHPGSQILSLGSWGCSFRCPFCQNASIAQAGAETARLRLDPEQLQALALESREKAGSIGVAFTYNEPLVGYEYVRDCARLLKSHGLATVLVTNGFLCREPWEKLLPLVDAANIDLKGFTPEFYRWVGGDLDTVKTNIRLAVEAGCHVEVTTLVIPGKNDGEEDMKKEAQWLASLSPELPLHISRYFPRWHLDLPPTPVETVYHLAALARKWLKFVYEGNC from the coding sequence ATGACGGCCCCGGAGAAAATCCTTACCTGCTCCCTTTGCCCCCACCGCTGCCGGCTGGCCCCCGGGCAGACCGGTTTCTGCCGGGCCCGGACCAACCGGGAAGGAACCATCTGCCCAGACAATTACGGTTTCCTCACCTCCCTGGCCCTGGACCCCATAGAGAAAAAGCCCCTCCGCCGGTTCCATCCCGGCAGCCAGATCCTGTCCCTGGGCAGCTGGGGCTGCAGTTTCCGCTGCCCCTTCTGCCAGAACGCCTCCATTGCCCAGGCCGGTGCGGAAACGGCCCGGCTTCGGCTGGACCCGGAACAGCTGCAGGCCCTGGCCCTGGAATCCCGGGAAAAGGCCGGCAGCATCGGAGTGGCCTTTACCTACAACGAGCCCCTGGTGGGGTACGAATACGTCCGGGATTGTGCCCGGCTGCTGAAAAGCCATGGTCTTGCCACTGTCCTGGTGACCAACGGCTTCCTCTGCCGGGAACCCTGGGAAAAACTCCTGCCCCTGGTGGATGCCGCCAACATCGACCTGAAGGGCTTTACCCCGGAATTCTACCGGTGGGTCGGGGGAGACCTGGACACGGTGAAGACCAATATCCGGCTGGCCGTGGAAGCCGGCTGCCATGTGGAAGTGACCACCCTGGTGATCCCCGGGAAAAATGACGGAGAGGAAGATATGAAAAAAGAGGCCCAGTGGCTGGCCTCCCTGTCCCCGGAACTTCCCCTGCACATTTCCCGGTATTTCCCCCGCTGGCACCTGGATCTGCCCCCCACCCCGGTGGAAACCGTGTACCATCTGGCCGCCCTGGCCAGAAAGTGGCTAAAGTTCGTGTATGAGGGGAATTGCTGA
- the amrA gene encoding AmmeMemoRadiSam system protein A → MTILASFAVPHPPIILPEVGQGEEEKIRKTIAAYDTVMEKAAGLQPDTLIITSPHGEMYMDYFHIAPGPTARGDFAQFRAPQVELSVRYDRDLASLIAEEAREAGIPAGFEGERDPALDHGTMIPLYFYRKYGSLDKVKVVRIGLSGLGPDVHYLFGRCIREAVEKLGRRAVFIASGDLSHKLKEDGPYGYVPEGPVFDRQCTEALGQGDFFRLLTLDHSLCTRAAECGLRSFWIMAGAWDGMNVKARLLSYEGPFGVGYGVAAFLPGAPDPGRKFLSPLLAAEKKQREERVAREDPYVKLARLAVETYVKDREIPSLPEGLPPEMLSARAGAFVSLHLRDQLRGCIGTFLPTRNNLAEEILRNGISAATRDPRFPPVRPEELPYLEYNVDVLTTPEPVSGPEQLDPRKYGVIVKSAQDERRGLLLPDLDGVDTVGDQIAIARQKGNIAVTEPVQLFRFQVVRHR, encoded by the coding sequence ATGACAATCCTTGCTTCTTTTGCAGTCCCCCACCCTCCCATCATCCTGCCGGAAGTGGGACAGGGGGAAGAGGAAAAAATCCGGAAAACCATTGCCGCCTATGATACGGTCATGGAAAAGGCGGCCGGTCTCCAGCCGGATACCCTGATCATCACCAGTCCCCATGGGGAAATGTACATGGATTACTTCCACATCGCCCCAGGCCCAACAGCCCGGGGGGATTTCGCCCAGTTCCGGGCTCCCCAGGTGGAACTGTCCGTCCGGTATGACCGGGACCTGGCGTCCCTGATTGCCGAGGAAGCCCGGGAAGCCGGGATCCCCGCCGGTTTCGAGGGAGAACGGGATCCGGCTCTGGACCACGGTACCATGATCCCCCTGTATTTTTACCGGAAATACGGTTCCCTGGACAAGGTGAAGGTGGTCCGGATCGGCCTGTCCGGCCTGGGCCCCGATGTCCATTATCTCTTCGGCCGGTGCATCCGGGAGGCAGTGGAGAAACTGGGCCGCCGGGCGGTGTTCATCGCCAGCGGGGATCTGTCCCACAAGCTGAAAGAAGACGGTCCTTACGGCTATGTGCCCGAAGGCCCCGTTTTCGACCGGCAGTGTACGGAAGCCCTGGGCCAGGGGGATTTTTTCCGGCTCCTGACCCTGGACCATTCCCTGTGCACCCGGGCCGCGGAATGCGGTCTCCGGTCTTTCTGGATCATGGCCGGCGCCTGGGACGGGATGAATGTGAAAGCCCGTCTCCTGTCCTATGAAGGCCCCTTCGGCGTGGGCTACGGGGTGGCCGCCTTCCTGCCGGGAGCGCCGGATCCCGGGAGAAAATTCCTGTCACCCCTGCTGGCCGCTGAAAAAAAGCAACGGGAGGAACGGGTCGCCCGGGAGGATCCCTATGTGAAACTGGCCCGGCTGGCGGTGGAAACGTATGTAAAAGACCGGGAGATTCCTTCCCTGCCGGAGGGACTGCCGCCGGAAATGCTCTCCGCCCGGGCAGGGGCCTTTGTGTCCCTCCATCTCCGGGACCAGCTCCGGGGCTGTATCGGCACCTTCCTGCCCACCCGGAACAACCTGGCGGAAGAAATCCTCCGGAACGGGATCTCCGCCGCCACCCGGGATCCCCGGTTCCCGCCGGTCCGTCCGGAAGAACTGCCCTATCTGGAATACAATGTGGATGTGCTCACCACCCCGGAACCCGTTTCCGGACCGGAACAGCTTGATCCCCGGAAGTACGGTGTCATTGTGAAAAGCGCCCAGGACGAACGGAGAGGCCTTCTGCTGCCCGATCTGGACGGGGTGGATACCGTTGGTGACCAGATTGCCATCGCCCGTCAGAAAGGAAATATCGCGGTCACAGAGCCAGTCCAGTTGTTCCGGTTCCAGGTGGTGAGACACAGATGA
- a CDS encoding uracil-DNA glycosylase, whose amino-acid sequence MEPAKTFDELKKQLEDCAACPLRKDCQAPVGWFGNLESPLMIVGEGPGGVEDDYGCPLIGPSGQLLDKALWSVRITRDRIYTTNVIKCRPRGNRTPTVEEGSFCARLWLEQEIRLLRPKVILALGSVALRYFKGPEARITRERGQWFTTGEGIPCLATFHPSYLLRLTGQAQIAAKWDVFHDLEAVKAKVEEQCPGYCWNSGAPVHLFALFRKRS is encoded by the coding sequence ATGGAACCTGCAAAAACCTTTGATGAACTGAAGAAACAGCTGGAGGATTGTGCCGCCTGCCCGCTCCGCAAGGACTGCCAGGCCCCGGTGGGCTGGTTCGGCAACCTGGAGAGCCCCCTGATGATCGTGGGCGAAGGCCCCGGCGGCGTGGAGGATGACTACGGCTGTCCCCTCATCGGCCCCAGCGGCCAGCTGCTGGACAAAGCCCTCTGGTCCGTCCGGATTACCCGGGACCGGATCTACACCACCAACGTGATCAAATGCCGGCCCAGAGGGAACCGGACCCCTACGGTGGAAGAAGGATCCTTCTGTGCCCGGCTGTGGCTGGAACAGGAAATCCGGCTGCTCCGGCCCAAAGTGATCCTGGCCCTGGGCAGTGTGGCCCTCCGGTATTTCAAAGGGCCGGAAGCCCGGATCACCCGGGAGCGGGGCCAGTGGTTCACCACCGGAGAAGGGATCCCCTGCCTGGCCACCTTCCATCCCTCCTATCTCCTCCGTCTCACCGGCCAGGCCCAGATCGCCGCCAAATGGGACGTGTTCCACGATCTGGAAGCCGTAAAGGCCAAAGTGGAGGAACAGTGTCCCGGGTACTGCTGGAACAGCGGTGCTCCGGTGCATCTGTTTGCGTTGTTCAGGAAAAGAAGCTGA
- a CDS encoding Gx transporter family protein, with protein MMPSSDKLTIHEMTQLGVLLAAAIALRLAETSLAWLLPLPGAHLGLANTVTIIVLYLYGPGKTALFLTCRILLTGLLFTGLLTPGFLIGLGGAALSFAGMALARKHQWFSTVGVGLLGAFLHNCGQILVAVAIMRTPALFSYLPVLIAIGIPTGLFTGFLAGFFLERMKEKDSAA; from the coding sequence ATGATGCCATCCTCCGATAAACTCACCATCCATGAAATGACCCAGCTGGGGGTCCTGCTGGCCGCCGCCATTGCCCTCCGGCTGGCGGAAACCAGCCTGGCCTGGCTGCTGCCCCTGCCCGGCGCCCATCTGGGCCTGGCCAACACCGTGACCATCATCGTCCTGTATCTGTACGGCCCCGGGAAAACGGCCCTCTTCCTCACCTGCCGGATCCTGCTCACAGGCCTCCTGTTCACCGGTCTCCTGACCCCGGGCTTCCTGATCGGCCTGGGCGGGGCAGCCCTGAGTTTCGCCGGCATGGCCCTGGCCCGGAAACACCAGTGGTTCTCCACCGTGGGGGTAGGGCTCCTGGGCGCCTTTCTCCACAACTGTGGCCAGATCCTGGTGGCGGTGGCCATTATGCGCACCCCGGCCCTGTTTTCCTACCTGCCGGTGCTGATCGCCATCGGCATCCCCACCGGTCTGTTCACCGGCTTCCTGGCCGGATTCTTTTTGGAGAGGATGAAGGAAAAGGACAGCGCCGCCTGA
- a CDS encoding NusG domain II-containing protein, translated as MRKNDFWLILGLALLALGSWFLFRSRTSDRDKVLVVRQDQQVIQRIELKKVTSETKLMVPTEHGEVVIVYDREGGRVLSSPCPDQVCVRQGKITQSGQTIACVPEKVLVTLTTAAKENDHDAILR; from the coding sequence ATGCGCAAGAATGATTTTTGGCTGATCCTGGGACTGGCCCTGCTGGCCCTGGGCAGCTGGTTCCTGTTCCGTTCCCGGACCTCTGACAGGGATAAAGTCCTGGTGGTCCGGCAGGACCAGCAGGTGATCCAGCGGATCGAACTGAAAAAAGTCACCTCGGAAACCAAGCTGATGGTCCCCACGGAACATGGTGAAGTGGTCATTGTCTACGACCGGGAAGGGGGACGGGTCCTGTCCTCTCCCTGTCCGGACCAGGTCTGCGTCCGTCAGGGGAAGATCACCCAGTCCGGCCAGACCATCGCCTGCGTACCGGAAAAAGTCCTGGTGACCCTCACCACTGCTGCAAAGGAGAATGATCATGATGCCATCCTCCGATAA
- a CDS encoding FAD:protein FMN transferase: MMDTIVTITTTGDSKKDLAAATSDAFQLFQTIANQTDPYTEQGPEDLYAVNQSAGQGPHKASPYLMDILSKVQPMGNRDLDLSLGPVIQVWNAHKEARTVPGQEEIARALARTGPGTYTVDTAANTVTLAPGAQLDLGAVAKGYAVEQTADLLSRDKRVKTALINAGGNIKVLGTKEDGSPWKIGVQDPRNPQRIIGTLAVKDGTAIATSGDYQRYYEVDGKRYHHILDPHTGWPAWHARSVTVVTRSAFWADYYSTLLFVLPEDKAMALVEDNPNLEMLYVDQDGKTFLSSGLKAIYTPEK, encoded by the coding sequence ATGATGGACACCATCGTGACCATCACCACCACCGGTGACAGCAAAAAGGACCTGGCAGCCGCCACCAGCGACGCCTTCCAGCTGTTCCAGACCATTGCCAACCAGACGGACCCCTACACGGAACAGGGACCGGAAGACCTGTATGCCGTGAACCAGAGTGCCGGTCAGGGACCTCACAAGGCCTCCCCCTATCTCATGGACATCCTGAGCAAGGTACAGCCCATGGGGAACCGGGATCTGGACCTGTCCCTGGGACCGGTGATCCAGGTCTGGAATGCCCACAAGGAAGCCAGGACCGTCCCCGGCCAGGAGGAAATCGCCCGGGCCCTGGCCAGAACCGGCCCCGGGACCTATACGGTGGATACCGCCGCCAATACGGTGACCCTGGCCCCGGGAGCCCAGCTGGATCTGGGTGCGGTAGCCAAAGGCTACGCCGTGGAACAGACTGCGGACCTGTTGAGCCGGGACAAACGGGTGAAGACCGCCCTGATCAATGCAGGAGGCAACATCAAGGTCCTGGGCACCAAGGAAGACGGCAGTCCCTGGAAGATCGGGGTCCAGGATCCCCGGAATCCCCAGCGGATCATCGGGACCCTGGCGGTAAAGGACGGTACGGCCATTGCCACCAGCGGGGACTACCAGCGGTACTATGAAGTGGACGGGAAACGGTACCACCATATCCTGGATCCCCATACCGGCTGGCCCGCCTGGCACGCCCGTTCCGTCACCGTGGTCACCCGCTCCGCCTTCTGGGCAGACTACTATTCCACCCTGCTGTTCGTCCTGCCGGAAGACAAGGCCATGGCCCTGGTGGAAGACAATCCCAACCTGGAAATGCTCTACGTGGACCAGGACGGGAAGACCTTCCTGTCCTCCGGCCTGAAAGCCATCTATACCCCGGAAAAGTGA
- a CDS encoding RnfABCDGE type electron transport complex subunit B: MITTAVILVAVLGGVFGLVLATASKKFAVEEDPRIGEITNLLPGANCGGCGFAGCGALADAIVSGQEKDATKCVVCSAENKKAIAAVMGVESNDDENAVRSIPRLHCNGCTANRTPIANREGIKNCYVKAANAGGPGQCNFGCFGDGACVDACNFGALKIGENGLPEFDYNKCVSCGACSKACPQLLIEMIPADKKVLVQCNNREKGKAAMTDCKVSCISCGICVKTCPKQAITLEDTPNGSIPVIDYDKCVGCGLCTMKCPRKCLVKINPVTGTPEAPAKPEPTGCACCAMADQCPSAQAQKQK, from the coding sequence ATGATTACAACTGCTGTGATTCTGGTCGCAGTGCTGGGCGGCGTGTTCGGCCTGGTACTGGCTACGGCCAGCAAGAAATTTGCCGTTGAAGAAGATCCCCGGATCGGGGAAATCACCAACCTGCTGCCCGGCGCCAACTGCGGCGGGTGCGGGTTTGCCGGCTGCGGCGCTCTGGCTGACGCCATTGTTTCCGGACAGGAAAAAGACGCCACCAAATGCGTGGTCTGCAGCGCAGAAAACAAGAAAGCCATTGCCGCTGTGATGGGTGTGGAAAGCAACGATGACGAAAACGCCGTCCGGAGCATCCCCCGTCTCCACTGCAACGGCTGCACCGCCAACCGGACCCCGATCGCCAACCGGGAAGGCATCAAGAACTGCTATGTGAAGGCTGCCAATGCCGGCGGCCCCGGCCAGTGCAACTTCGGCTGCTTCGGGGACGGCGCCTGCGTGGACGCCTGCAACTTCGGCGCTCTGAAGATCGGCGAAAACGGCCTGCCTGAATTCGACTACAACAAATGTGTCAGCTGCGGCGCCTGCTCCAAAGCCTGCCCGCAGCTGCTGATCGAAATGATCCCGGCGGACAAGAAAGTCCTGGTACAGTGCAACAACCGGGAAAAGGGCAAAGCTGCCATGACCGACTGCAAGGTGTCCTGCATCAGCTGCGGCATCTGCGTGAAGACCTGCCCCAAACAGGCCATCACCCTGGAAGATACGCCCAACGGCAGCATCCCGGTCATCGACTACGACAAATGCGTGGGCTGCGGCCTGTGCACCATGAAGTGCCCCCGGAAGTGCCTGGTGAAGATCAACCCGGTAACCGGCACCCCGGAAGCTCCCGCCAAACCGGAACCCACCGGTTGCGCCTGCTGCGCCATGGCCGATCAGTGCCCTTCCGCCCAGGCCCAAAAGCAGAAATAA
- a CDS encoding electron transport complex protein RnfA, producing MHSTFGILFSSIFVSNIILSRFLGMCSFLGVSKNFKNSVGMSAAVSFVMLLSTMLSYACYHLLLVPYHLEYLKTLVFILAIATLVQLVEMFMKKAMPSLHKAMGIYLPLITTNCAILGIALINVESNYSFLDSCVNSIGTSIGYTMAILLFSCIRERLDEKALPKCLQNLPIALITASCMSISMMGMSGIH from the coding sequence ATGCATAGTACTTTCGGCATTCTCTTCAGTTCCATTTTCGTTTCCAACATCATCTTGTCCCGGTTCCTGGGGATGTGCTCCTTCCTGGGGGTTTCCAAGAACTTCAAGAACTCCGTGGGCATGAGTGCTGCCGTATCCTTCGTAATGCTGCTGTCCACCATGCTGTCCTACGCCTGCTATCATCTGCTCCTGGTGCCCTATCACCTGGAATACCTGAAGACCCTGGTCTTCATCCTGGCCATCGCCACCCTGGTACAGCTGGTTGAAATGTTCATGAAAAAGGCCATGCCCTCCCTGCACAAGGCCATGGGTATCTACCTGCCTCTGATCACCACCAACTGCGCCATCCTGGGTATTGCGCTGATCAACGTGGAAAGCAACTACAGCTTCCTGGATTCCTGCGTGAACTCCATCGGTACGTCCATCGGTTACACCATGGCCATCCTGCTGTTCTCCTGCATCCGTGAACGTCTGGACGAAAAGGCCCTGCCCAAATGCCTCCAGAACCTTCCCATTGCCTTGATCACCGCCAGCTGCATGTCCATTTCCATGATGGGGATGAGCGGCATCCATTGA
- a CDS encoding RnfABCDGE type electron transport complex subunit E, with the protein MLHELTKGIIKENPLFVQLLGVCPSLATSTSLTNAIGMGCAFTFVLVFTNMIIAAIRKLIPDQIHIPCYIVVIASVVTVLEMLMNAFVPALYAALGVFVPLIVVNCIVLGRAEAFACDHGVIDSAMDAIGMGIGFTFALSCIAFFRELVGAGKLFDHAVLPAAYQPVLIFILPAGAFLTMGFVFAAVNYFKERGAHNA; encoded by the coding sequence ATGCTGCATGAATTGACCAAAGGTATCATTAAGGAAAACCCGTTGTTCGTCCAGCTGCTGGGTGTGTGTCCGTCCCTGGCCACCAGTACTTCTCTGACCAACGCCATCGGTATGGGCTGCGCCTTTACCTTCGTGCTGGTATTCACCAACATGATCATCGCCGCCATCCGGAAACTGATTCCGGACCAGATCCACATCCCCTGCTACATCGTGGTTATCGCTTCCGTGGTAACCGTACTGGAAATGCTGATGAACGCTTTCGTTCCGGCGCTGTATGCAGCCCTGGGCGTATTCGTTCCTCTGATCGTTGTTAACTGTATCGTTCTGGGCCGTGCGGAAGCCTTCGCCTGCGACCACGGAGTCATTGATTCCGCCATGGACGCCATCGGCATGGGCATCGGCTTCACCTTCGCCCTGAGCTGCATCGCCTTCTTCCGGGAACTGGTGGGAGCCGGCAAACTGTTCGACCATGCCGTCCTGCCCGCCGCCTATCAGCCGGTCCTGATCTTCATCCTGCCGGCCGGCGCTTTCCTGACCATGGGCTTTGTCTTCGCTGCGGTCAACTACTTCAAAGAAAGAGGTGCTCACAATGCATAG